The following proteins are encoded in a genomic region of Maledivibacter sp.:
- a CDS encoding sigma 54-interacting transcriptional regulator produces MKKLIVVAKAKGIGEYYCEELRNFFADEIQVDYITWDSKDIEVINSYDMILITTYTIIDSIMKYVNKNCKIIKIIKNLSGEGIKKIKEIPYGSEALIVNVGPKTVSESIYLIYALGRTDLDLHPYYPGIKKYKKLDIILTQGEPQLVPNYGGKVIDILNTTIDTKILLEIISFFDLDKKKLLGKLMERSSIKRVNNEGVSFVISERFMLENIINVLFENLNEGVLIFDSVGQVTSSSNSAQLFLDKATHNILGKNITDIIPIKRDVILESEFVEKIIKINNIPLICNVIPKITIGSNDYGLVILKKYNDAEMKMHLYKNELIDKGHKSKYNLHDIIGSSYETEKAKNIAVRMAKSNSTVLITGENGTGKELFAHVIHNNSRRKKEQFVAVNCSAIPENLLESELFGYEGGAFTGAKKEGKRGLFEIANGGTLFLDEIGEIPLHLQNRLLRVLQEKQIMRIGGNTIVNIDVRIIAATNIDIKRQLKEGKFRKDLYYRLSVLPLNIPPLRDRGNDVLEIFDRIISDNGEDLLLDEEVRHYFTQYSWDGNIRELKNCIEYLINLGKETISFNDLPDNMKNNDDTLDSSNIKKLKFQTKGEAILDVLYDKNKQNIKIGRKQISKELMKMSVFLGEQEVRRELLILKSKGLVTISKGRGGTKITQKGISYLNS; encoded by the coding sequence TTGAAAAAACTAATTGTAGTCGCTAAGGCTAAAGGTATAGGGGAATACTACTGTGAGGAGCTTAGGAACTTTTTTGCTGATGAGATTCAAGTTGATTATATTACCTGGGATAGTAAGGATATAGAGGTTATTAACAGCTATGATATGATTTTGATTACCACCTATACGATTATTGATAGTATTATGAAATATGTTAATAAAAACTGTAAAATTATAAAAATTATAAAAAACCTTAGTGGAGAAGGTATTAAAAAGATAAAAGAAATTCCCTATGGATCAGAAGCACTTATAGTAAACGTAGGACCAAAAACAGTTTCCGAAAGCATATATCTTATATATGCATTAGGTAGAACTGATTTAGATCTTCATCCATATTATCCTGGAATCAAAAAATATAAAAAATTAGATATTATATTGACTCAAGGAGAGCCCCAATTAGTACCAAACTATGGGGGTAAGGTTATAGATATACTAAATACCACTATAGATACGAAAATACTTTTAGAAATAATATCATTTTTTGATTTGGACAAGAAAAAGTTATTAGGAAAACTCATGGAGAGAAGTAGTATAAAGAGGGTCAATAATGAAGGAGTATCCTTTGTTATTAGTGAAAGATTTATGCTTGAAAATATTATAAATGTTTTATTTGAAAATCTAAACGAAGGTGTTCTTATTTTTGATAGTGTTGGACAAGTAACCAGCAGTAGTAATAGTGCCCAGCTATTTCTTGATAAAGCTACACATAATATACTAGGGAAAAACATTACCGATATTATTCCTATTAAAAGAGATGTTATATTGGAAAGTGAATTCGTAGAGAAAATAATCAAGATAAATAATATTCCTTTGATTTGTAATGTTATCCCTAAGATTACAATAGGAAGTAATGACTATGGTTTAGTAATACTTAAGAAATATAATGATGCTGAGATGAAGATGCACTTGTATAAAAATGAACTTATAGATAAAGGCCATAAATCTAAATATAATTTACATGACATTATAGGATCAAGTTATGAAACTGAAAAGGCTAAAAATATTGCGGTTAGAATGGCTAAAAGTAATTCCACAGTACTTATAACAGGTGAGAATGGAACAGGCAAGGAGCTGTTTGCCCATGTAATACACAATAATTCTAGAAGGAAAAAAGAGCAATTTGTTGCTGTAAACTGTTCAGCTATACCAGAAAATCTTTTAGAAAGCGAATTGTTTGGATATGAAGGTGGAGCATTCACTGGGGCAAAAAAAGAAGGTAAAAGAGGGCTGTTTGAAATTGCCAACGGGGGAACCTTATTTTTGGATGAGATAGGTGAAATACCCCTTCATTTACAAAATAGATTACTAAGGGTATTGCAGGAAAAGCAGATTATGAGGATAGGGGGAAATACCATTGTAAATATAGATGTAAGGATAATAGCAGCTACTAATATTGATATTAAGAGACAACTAAAGGAAGGAAAGTTTAGAAAGGATTTGTATTATAGACTTAGTGTACTTCCCTTAAACATTCCACCCCTAAGGGATCGTGGAAATGATGTTTTAGAGATTTTTGATAGGATTATAAGTGATAATGGAGAAGATTTACTTCTAGATGAAGAGGTTAGACACTATTTTACCCAATACTCTTGGGATGGAAATATAAGAGAATTAAAAAATTGTATAGAATATCTTATAAATTTAGGCAAGGAAACTATTTCATTTAATGACTTGCCAGATAATATGAAGAATAATGATGACACACTTGATTCATCTAATATCAAAAAACTCAAATTTCAAACAAAAGGAGAGGCCATTCTTGATGTATTATATGATAAAAATAAGCAAAACATAAAGATTGGGAGAAAGCAAATATCTAAGGAATTAATGAAAATGTCTGTTTTTCTAGGTGAACAAGAGGTTAGAAGGGAGCTTTTAATACTCAAAAGCAAGGGACTTGTGACCATATCTAAGGGAAGAGGAGGGACTAAAATAACACAAAAAGGCATAAGCTATTTAAATTCATAA
- a CDS encoding ABC transporter permease: MKKALKLLSKNKVGALGFIIFLFFVLIAIFAEQIAPYDPMEILFHPDGGVKRLLPPSAEHLLGTTYMGRDVFSQMVIGSRVAVLVGCISAVCVAFIGTNIGLIAGYFGGKVDRILMGIVDIMYGLPFLPFALILVSVLGPGVQNVILAIVLITWRNSSRVIRSQVLSIKNRTYIEAVKLSGASDSRILYKHIAPNVMPISLVYVATTMASAIMSESSISFLGLGDPLQVSWGRILFTCYSSQAVFKAPWWIIPPGIAITLLVLSGYMMGRAIEEIVNPRLRER; encoded by the coding sequence ATGAAAAAAGCATTAAAACTACTAAGCAAGAATAAGGTAGGGGCATTGGGATTTATAATATTTTTATTCTTTGTACTGATAGCCATATTTGCTGAGCAAATAGCTCCCTATGATCCTATGGAAATATTATTTCATCCAGATGGTGGTGTAAAAAGATTACTTCCTCCGTCAGCAGAACATTTACTAGGTACAACATATATGGGAAGGGATGTATTCTCACAAATGGTGATAGGGTCAAGAGTTGCTGTATTGGTAGGCTGTATCTCTGCTGTATGTGTTGCTTTTATTGGAACCAATATAGGCTTGATTGCCGGATACTTTGGAGGCAAGGTAGATAGAATACTTATGGGTATAGTAGATATAATGTATGGTTTACCCTTTTTACCCTTTGCACTTATACTTGTATCGGTTTTAGGACCCGGCGTCCAAAATGTTATATTAGCAATTGTTTTGATTACATGGAGAAACTCCTCAAGAGTAATTCGCTCCCAAGTTTTATCTATAAAAAATAGAACATATATTGAAGCTGTAAAATTAAGTGGGGCTAGTGATTCAAGGATACTTTATAAACATATAGCTCCAAATGTTATGCCAATTTCCCTGGTATATGTTGCTACAACTATGGCATCGGCAATAATGTCCGAATCTAGTATAAGCTTCTTAGGTTTAGGAGATCCATTGCAGGTAAGCTGGGGTAGAATACTATTTACTTGCTATTCATCTCAAGCTGTTTTCAAAGCCCCCTGGTGGATAATACCTCCTGGAATAGCAATCACATTATTGGTATTATCCGGGTATATGATGGGTAGAGCAATCGAAGAAATAGTAAATCCAAGGTTAAGGGAGAGATAA
- the tyrS gene encoding tyrosine--tRNA ligase — protein sequence MRNVYDVLVERGYIKQTTHEQEIRELLGKESVTFYTGYDPTADSLHVGHFLQVMVMSHMQKAGHRPIFLIGGGTTMIGDPSGKTDMRKMLTQEQIQHNGECFKKQVANMLDFSEGKAIMANNADWLMNLEYIPFIREIGRHFSVNRMLTAECYKARMEKGLSFLEFNYMIMQSYDFYQLNERYGCKLQLGGDDQWSNIISGADLIRRMKGEPAYGMTFTLLTNSEGKKMGKTEAGAIWLDAEKTSPYEFYQYWRNVDDADVEKCLSLLTFLPMDEVRRLGALEGAEINTAKEILAFEVTKLVHGEEEAKKASEAAKALFGKGANMENIPFTEIPRTEFSEGMEILSLLTRINIVSSKGEGRRLVQQNGLSIEDEKVKDINLILKEEDFKDDKLLIRKGKKVYHQVRLV from the coding sequence ATGAGAAATGTTTATGATGTATTAGTAGAGCGTGGGTATATTAAACAAACTACCCATGAACAAGAAATTCGTGAGCTTTTAGGTAAGGAGTCGGTTACCTTTTATACAGGTTATGATCCAACAGCAGATAGTTTACATGTAGGACATTTTCTACAGGTAATGGTAATGTCCCATATGCAAAAAGCAGGTCATAGACCCATTTTCCTAATTGGCGGGGGAACTACTATGATAGGAGATCCATCGGGTAAAACTGATATGAGAAAAATGTTAACTCAAGAGCAAATTCAACATAATGGAGAATGTTTTAAGAAGCAGGTAGCCAATATGCTGGATTTTTCAGAGGGAAAAGCCATTATGGCTAATAATGCCGATTGGCTAATGAACTTAGAGTATATACCATTTATAAGGGAGATTGGAAGACATTTTTCAGTTAATAGAATGCTTACAGCAGAGTGCTATAAGGCTCGTATGGAAAAGGGTTTATCCTTTCTAGAATTTAACTATATGATTATGCAGTCATATGACTTTTATCAGCTAAACGAAAGATATGGATGTAAGCTTCAGCTTGGTGGAGATGACCAGTGGTCTAATATCATATCCGGGGCCGATTTAATCAGAAGAATGAAGGGTGAGCCAGCATATGGTATGACATTTACCCTTCTTACAAACAGTGAAGGTAAGAAAATGGGTAAGACCGAGGCCGGTGCCATATGGCTTGATGCTGAGAAAACATCTCCATATGAGTTTTACCAATACTGGAGAAATGTTGACGATGCTGATGTTGAAAAGTGCCTATCTTTGCTTACATTTTTACCTATGGATGAGGTAAGAAGACTGGGTGCCTTGGAGGGTGCAGAAATAAATACAGCTAAAGAAATTCTTGCCTTTGAAGTAACAAAATTGGTTCATGGTGAAGAAGAAGCTAAAAAGGCTAGTGAAGCCGCAAAGGCCTTGTTCGGAAAAGGCGCTAATATGGAGAATATTCCCTTTACTGAGATTCCAAGAACAGAGTTTTCAGAGGGAATGGAAATACTATCTCTTTTAACCAGAATTAATATAGTTTCATCAAAGGGTGAGGGGAGAAGATTAGTACAACAAAATGGATTATCAATTGAAGATGAAAAAGTGAAGGATATTAATCTTATTCTAAAGGAAGAAGATTTCAAGGATGATAAGCTCCTTATAAGAAAGGGAAAGAAGGTATATCATCAGGTAAGGTTGGTTTAG
- a CDS encoding ABC transporter substrate-binding protein gives MKKMSKIMAIIMVLVVLLGTVTACGKKEAKNPSKAKGDIAVTPSSELDPADKVPEIEFWIQSQTKDPKRYEAGLMISENWKKLGFRVSAETREWATMSAQGMKAHEHDVFMVRWGGKPERVDPYHWLFSMHSSAEAQEGGYNVAGYINPKYDELAKIFATHLDMQERQKAAKEMQALLAKDVPQPPMFKTKIRNAYNKGKFTNVTPGIGLGLYSFWNFMNITPTTDDKILNLGQGNDITLLNPLTTKTGQDIYMLKNIYDPLVRLDTEGKPVNWLAKEINEIDDTTIEVTIRDDVKFHDGEPLTVDDVKFTFDFAKEVKSPTYFAHIRSIESVEIKDENTVTFKLTEPYAPFISNTLSLCLILPEHIWSKVYEEKGAEGVLTWENIPAIGSGPFIFDYWRPNEEFALKANKDHFQVPKIEGIIRTPYAQSLGVVQGLVAGEVEMSSQNLLPLDLEEVKKNPGLEVLELPDMGSYVIHYNIRKAPFEDVYARRALTMAIPRQKILDVVFDGDALKTFSLVSEDNTFWVNQDIEKLDFDLDKARKELQNAGYRWDEEGTLYYPKDFKPTPILPEQ, from the coding sequence ATGAAAAAGATGAGTAAGATTATGGCTATAATTATGGTGTTAGTTGTTTTACTTGGTACTGTGACCGCATGTGGTAAGAAAGAAGCAAAGAATCCATCAAAGGCTAAGGGGGATATAGCTGTAACACCTTCATCTGAACTGGATCCTGCAGACAAAGTGCCTGAGATTGAATTTTGGATTCAGTCACAAACAAAGGATCCTAAAAGATACGAAGCGGGACTCATGATATCAGAAAACTGGAAAAAGCTAGGCTTTAGAGTGAGTGCTGAGACAAGGGAATGGGCCACAATGTCTGCTCAAGGTATGAAGGCCCACGAACATGATGTGTTTATGGTTAGATGGGGAGGTAAACCTGAAAGGGTTGATCCATATCACTGGTTGTTCTCAATGCATTCTTCCGCTGAAGCTCAAGAGGGAGGATACAACGTAGCTGGATATATCAATCCTAAATATGATGAATTAGCTAAGATATTTGCAACCCACCTTGATATGCAGGAAAGGCAGAAGGCTGCAAAGGAAATGCAAGCTCTTCTAGCTAAAGATGTGCCACAACCTCCTATGTTCAAAACAAAAATAAGAAATGCCTATAACAAGGGTAAGTTTACTAATGTGACACCTGGTATAGGACTAGGATTATATAGCTTTTGGAACTTCATGAATATAACACCCACAACGGATGATAAGATTTTAAATCTTGGTCAAGGGAATGATATTACACTTTTAAACCCATTAACAACTAAAACTGGGCAAGATATCTATATGCTTAAGAATATCTATGATCCATTAGTAAGATTAGATACAGAAGGAAAACCAGTTAATTGGTTGGCTAAGGAAATAAATGAGATAGATGATACAACCATCGAAGTAACTATTAGGGATGATGTAAAGTTCCATGATGGAGAACCCCTAACTGTGGATGATGTCAAATTTACATTTGATTTTGCTAAGGAAGTAAAATCACCAACATATTTTGCCCATATTAGAAGTATTGAGTCTGTTGAAATCAAAGATGAAAATACGGTGACATTTAAGCTTACAGAGCCCTATGCTCCATTTATATCAAATACCCTTTCGCTATGTCTAATTCTTCCTGAACATATTTGGAGCAAGGTTTATGAGGAAAAGGGAGCAGAAGGAGTGCTTACCTGGGAGAATATCCCGGCTATTGGTTCAGGACCATTTATATTTGATTACTGGAGACCTAATGAAGAATTTGCATTAAAAGCTAACAAAGATCATTTCCAAGTACCTAAGATAGAAGGAATAATCAGAACCCCATATGCACAATCCCTAGGTGTAGTACAAGGTTTAGTTGCTGGGGAAGTTGAAATGTCCTCTCAAAACCTATTACCTTTAGATCTAGAAGAGGTTAAGAAGAATCCAGGCCTAGAGGTTCTTGAACTTCCAGATATGGGTAGTTATGTAATACACTACAATATAAGAAAAGCACCATTTGAAGATGTATATGCAAGACGTGCTTTGACAATGGCCATCCCTAGACAAAAAATTCTAGATGTAGTATTTGATGGCGATGCACTAAAAACGTTTTCCCTTGTTTCAGAGGACAATACTTTCTGGGTAAATCAAGATATAGAAAAACTTGATTTTGACCTGGATAAGGCCCGTAAAGAACTTCAAAATGCAGGGTATAGATGGGATGAGGAAGGAACATTGTACTATCCTAAGGATTTTAAACCAACACCTATATTACCAGAACAATAG
- a CDS encoding ABC transporter ATP-binding protein yields MALLELKNVSIEYKLSDGVLKAVDNVSLNIENGDILGLVGESGCGKSTIIKSIIKLLPSNGRVSQGEMLFDGVDIIKLSKEEIRKRRWKDISMITQSAMNSLNPVYRVGKQITEAIIEHDKVSKSVAMERAGELFDIVGLERGRLEDYPHQYSGGMKQRAIIAMALALNPKLIIADEPTTALDVVVQSQILERINNLLEEYEGSMILVTHDISVVAQTCNKVAVMYGGKIIEYGDAIQVLKKPNHPYTMGLKNAFPSLVGEKKELVSIAGSPPDLSKELKGCRFAARCPFVLDECRTGNIDKTEVKDGFFHCIRGDEREKLRELADLPDTWES; encoded by the coding sequence ATGGCATTGTTAGAATTAAAAAATGTTTCCATAGAATATAAACTTTCAGATGGGGTATTAAAAGCAGTTGATAATGTATCACTTAATATTGAAAATGGAGATATATTAGGTTTAGTAGGTGAGAGTGGTTGTGGTAAGAGTACGATTATAAAAAGCATCATAAAATTGCTTCCATCAAACGGTAGAGTTTCACAGGGAGAGATGTTATTTGATGGAGTAGATATTATCAAGCTGTCCAAGGAAGAAATAAGAAAAAGAAGATGGAAAGATATTTCGATGATTACTCAAAGTGCAATGAACTCACTCAATCCAGTGTATAGAGTAGGAAAACAAATTACAGAAGCCATAATTGAGCATGACAAGGTGAGTAAAAGTGTGGCAATGGAAAGAGCGGGAGAATTATTTGATATTGTTGGTTTGGAAAGGGGTAGACTTGAAGATTATCCCCATCAGTATAGTGGAGGAATGAAGCAAAGAGCTATTATAGCAATGGCTTTAGCCCTTAATCCAAAGTTGATTATCGCCGATGAACCGACTACAGCATTGGATGTAGTAGTTCAATCCCAGATACTAGAAAGAATTAATAATTTGCTTGAAGAATATGAGGGTTCAATGATATTAGTAACCCATGATATATCTGTAGTCGCACAAACCTGTAATAAGGTTGCAGTTATGTATGGAGGAAAGATAATAGAATATGGGGATGCAATACAAGTACTGAAGAAACCAAATCATCCTTATACAATGGGACTTAAGAATGCATTTCCATCCTTGGTGGGAGAAAAGAAGGAATTGGTATCAATAGCAGGTAGTCCACCTGATTTATCTAAGGAATTAAAGGGCTGTCGTTTTGCTGCAAGATGTCCATTTGTATTGGATGAGTGTAGAACCGGTAATATTGATAAAACAGAGGTGAAGGATGGTTTCTTCCATTGTATAAGGGGTGACGAAAGAGAGAAGTTAAGAGAACTCGCTGATTTACCCGATACATGGGAAAGTTAA
- a CDS encoding ABC transporter permease — protein sequence MRLFKYISKRLIIAFFTLFILVTIVFFMFRVIPGDPISMFIDSGLDKESQELLLELYGLDKSIPEQYVIYIKGLFTGDLGNSFTYGKPVLEVIGERFLNTLILTITSLILAYTIGIIVGSYLAWHRNTKIDYIGTIMALLIRCAPVFWTGLILLSIFSFKLGWLPLGGMTTVGTNFTSFWDKISSVDFLKHLILPAVASALYSVATPTLLMRTSMLEVVKEDFVELALAKGIPEKKVMRRHAMRTALLPVVTIFAVSVGRAIGGSVLVETVFRWPGMGREIVLAVGSRDYPMAQGAFLFIGFATIMFNLLADVLYAYLDPRVSLD from the coding sequence ATGAGATTATTTAAATATATTTCGAAAAGACTTATTATTGCTTTCTTTACATTATTTATATTAGTAACTATTGTTTTTTTCATGTTTAGAGTGATTCCAGGAGATCCGATCAGTATGTTTATAGACTCGGGATTAGATAAAGAATCACAGGAACTTCTTTTGGAGCTGTATGGATTAGATAAATCTATTCCAGAGCAATATGTCATATATATAAAAGGATTATTTACCGGGGATTTGGGGAATTCCTTTACCTATGGTAAGCCCGTGTTGGAGGTGATTGGGGAAAGATTCCTTAACACACTTATACTAACCATTACTTCCCTTATCTTAGCTTATACTATAGGAATAATAGTGGGAAGCTATCTTGCTTGGCATAGGAATACCAAAATAGATTATATAGGAACTATTATGGCATTATTAATAAGATGCGCACCGGTTTTTTGGACTGGTCTGATATTACTTTCAATATTTTCATTCAAATTGGGATGGCTACCTTTAGGGGGTATGACCACTGTGGGAACTAACTTTACTAGCTTTTGGGATAAAATATCTAGTGTGGATTTTCTTAAGCATTTGATACTACCGGCGGTTGCATCGGCACTTTATTCTGTAGCTACACCTACATTGCTTATGAGAACATCTATGCTGGAAGTAGTAAAGGAAGATTTTGTTGAACTCGCTTTGGCTAAAGGCATTCCAGAGAAAAAAGTTATGCGTAGACATGCCATGAGAACGGCTTTACTTCCAGTAGTTACTATATTTGCTGTATCAGTAGGTCGTGCCATAGGTGGTTCAGTATTAGTGGAAACCGTATTTAGATGGCCTGGTATGGGAAGAGAAATTGTACTTGCAGTAGGGTCTAGAGATTATCCTATGGCACAGGGTGCATTTCTATTTATCGGATTTGCCACGATTATGTTTAATTTATTAGCGGATGTTTTATATGCATATTTAGACCCTAGAGTATCCCTAGATTAG